TGCTCTCTTGGCTTTGAAGGAGCCTAAGGGGCGGCCACTCTTTCGCGGGGAATCATCTTTAGCGGGGGGCTTTGAAACTTTAGAAGTTGGAGGTGGGTTCGTCTGTAAGTTGGCACCTCTATCTGTTGATGCCTTGAGTGGACGGCCTCTTCTCCGTGGCTCGGCAGAGGTGGGTGTGGCGGGGGGATCCCTGCGGGGATGGATGCGCGGCCTTCCGAGCGGCTTCCACACTCTAGGTTGGCTTTCCattatctttctctcctcttcctcctcgggtGACAGGTACTTCCTCGGCctacccaatttttttttttgctgaactTTTTTGGGCCGGCCACGCTCTGCTGAAACAGCATTAGGGTCAACCACTTTACGTGGCCTGCCCCGTGGCTGCTTGTCTAGTACCCTCAGTATCTTAGGTTTCTTGGAGCCTGATCCTTTGGGCCTACCCCTTCCCCTCTTAGGTGGTATGGGGCTGCCATTAGACAAGGCATCGGACTCCTCTTCACTACCAGTGGCATCCATTGCCCCTTCTTTCGACGCAATTGCCCCTTCTTCCGAAGCCGTTGCCCCTTCTTCCGACACAGTTGCCCCTTCCCCTTCTTCCGACGCCGTTGCCCCTTCCCCTTCTTCCGACGCCGTTGCCCCTTCATCCGACATTGTTGCCCCTTCATCCGACATTGTTGCCCCTTCATCCGACATTGTTGCCCCTTCTTCCGACATTGTTGCCCCTTCTTCCGACATTGTTGCCCCTTCTTTCATCTGTTTTCTTGCAACCTGGCTCCTTTCTTTCCTTCCAGCTCACTTCCTAGGAGGTCTTGTGAACTACTTAGGGCTTCCCACTGTAAAGGTCATATTGAGAAGGttacaatacaaaacaaaatgttcTTTGTGCACGCACCCCTTCATAAAACTGGCATACATGGGTACGAGAAAGTGTAGCTAGCATGTCTAGGCTGGACAATAGAATGAGTCAAAATTCCCCCAAGGATGAAACATGGCAAAAGAACGTTAGCTAAGCTGGAACACTAGCATATGAATGGAATTGAACATTCGCAGGGTCTCTTCTGAATGGAGTGACGCTTATAATTCCATTTATGtatccctttttattttaccactacaatctgttcttaggacgaaactgaaaaataacttgtgtagaaagtaaacatccgcACCTCGATGGTGCCAAGTGTGAGTATGTCTGCATAACACGGAAGTAGTTCCATGAGTAATGTGTTGTGGTGTACATTTTAACTACCAACGTGGGCATTGCCAACAACAGCGAAGCAGGAGGCGTAACTTAGAACAATGTGAGTAGAACGGTCggaaggcgagttggtgccacGGTGCTCAATATAACTATTAGGAGCGGGAAAAATGCCCCAAAATAAGGACTGTTTTTTTCGTGATTACTTCAAAACTACGGCAGACAGCTGGGACATATTTGtaatattatgaaactgggctccatgGCGGATGCAATGAACTAGTTTTATCAGAAAAAGTATTGTTAAAAATGTAATGTGTCCAGCCTAACGTGTCTTGTAATATGCACATTGTAAACATAGATTGTTTACTAATTGCAGTTTCTTCATTTTGTGATAGGTCACGTTGCAATTATGTATATGGAAAGGTGCACAATAAACAAAATATGATATGACAGTCTCCTCCATAAGTAAACTAAAGTTGATGCATTGACGCGACACtgaaatctagctagctagtatcCTGATTCAGTGACTGTTTTGGttactagtagctagttagccaacTTTACCAGATGTTCGAAGTAACATCACATTCATCTTCTACGACCAGGGTGAACTAGCTACCGAAGTAAATTAACTTTAAAGTAAGCTAGCAAACTACGTAGCATAACTACGTAGCATACTACGTAGCTAGCTAATTATCTTTACAAAGCTAGCATTAGCTCGATCGCTTACGACAGCCCCGGATCTCAAGCAGGCTAAACTAGTTTAATGAAAATAGCACACGCCTCACCTTGGTACAATCCTTGCGTAGCTGGTGCTGTCTACACTTCTATCAGATATCGTTTGTCATGAAAGTCGCCAGATGTTTAATCGGCCTTTGTtgtaattgtttagctagctagcgatttGAATTTCAACCAGACGTTGTGGCGGGTGAAAGCTGATTTTCTATCGACTAAAGGGGAAGTGGAACAACGTTTTTAATTTCCGCTCCCTGAAATAAATAAGATGTTGTCTATGACCCCTGTTCTTTCACAAGACACTGATGACACTTGTGGAGAGTTATTTCCTTGAGCaattattataaaataaaaaaaagaagcatAATAGCATCATATCTCTGATTGATTTCCTTTGAAAGCCTGGGAAAACGCTTGGGCTTCTTCTGGATGATCTGGACATGCTACAACACCAAAAGATgaattaccgccaccaactggacgaCGTTGAAAAAAACAAGGTAAAAATAAAACATGATAGGGAAAACAAATCCacccaaaataaaacaataaaaaccaCATTGACAAAACCAAAACCCCCAAACACCCACTTCTTCTATCCTTCAAATCCCCATATCTCCCTTCTTCTGActatcctagttaaataaaggttaaataatgtaTTCATGTTTAATTCTCACCTGAGAGGCTTGTGACAATACTCCATGCAACTCCTCTGCCAAGAAGTCTTTCAGTCCCAGGAAACATTCCGTCGCATCCACAACAATGTCTATTTTCCAGGACttcctctccaccttggcagtgccattAATCACcatagctataaaggccacaaagtccaccttctgtACCTTTAACATATCTGGGTTCTGCCATTGAACGGTAACCCCTGCAGCCTTCAGTGAATGCCTATCCACCACCATGGACTACTCAGGAGCAGGATTTGAACCCTCAACCCTTTTAAATGCCCTAAGTGGGTGGGTCGCAAACAGGTGTCACTGGCGTGAAAAGCAAGCCCCCCACGCATCACGCCAATAGGGTTAACCCACTTGGTGGGAATTGCAAGGTGGCTCATTAGGGAGGATCACTACAGTATAGCTGAGAACTTTTACAGCTTCTGTATAAAATAATATGGCATAgtgaaaatatacagtatatcaagcACTACTTTTGTTATTTTCGCACAACTTGATTTGCTACCCCTTTATTTTCGCTACCTCTATATTTTGTTCTCATGTCTCCATAGACAGGAAAAAGATTGATGTATGGAGATTAAGGGAGATAAGAGGTATGTGGTAACATGAGTGATGGAAGCAGCCTGAAtaagaaaaatatatacaaattgtatgtgcgtgtgtgcgcatgtgcatgACCCTGTACGTGCCTCTGTGTGGGATTTGGAGAAAAACAGGGAGAGAGCTTGAGAGACAATCCCAGAGAGACTGTGTGTTGAACCCGCTGCCCCCTAATACCCCTACCTGCTCCCTGCATTCTTTGCCATGGTTACGAGACAGGGCTCCCAGTTAATGTGTTTTTCAGCAGGGGTGAGCTGGGTACTAatgtgtctcagtctgtctcctcAGCAAATGGCACAATCAATATCAACTGTCCCAGGATGCACCACCACTAGCAGAGGGCCAGGAAAACCACCAAGCTCCCTGCAAGGCTGAATAATGTAAGGTGACTGAAATATTCTGCTTTTATAAAATGTTATGCTTTTTTGAAATGAAACAAAATACCTTGCTCTCTTTAAAGATTTTAGAATTAGTTTGTGAGTTAGAGAAAATAAGAGTAATTAGAGACTAATTTTAATTTATTCAATTCATTTGTGTACAATATAGTAGCACAATTTATGGCACAAGAGATTTATTTTTAtgtaatttatttttgttttcagCAAATTATTTTGATACGTACCgtcaggtccaaaattattggcacacttgataaagatgagcaaaaaaagactataaaataaaatttaaaaatacTGAGCTATTGTATGCTAAAAAACATTggaaaaatgttattttattgttcagagaaatacattttgtttaacaagtaatatatatatttttaaagataggggtcaaaattattgtcatccctgttttcaatacctcaccttgcgaggataatgacactgagcctttttctaaaatgttttatgagattggagaacacatcgggagggatcttagaccattcctccattcagaatctttccagatccttgatatcctttgtctgtgaATATGGattgccctcttcaattcaaaccacaggttttcaatggggttcaagtcaagagactgagatggccattgcaaagtattggttttgtggtcaattaatcATTTATTTGTAGATTATGTGTTCTTGGGGTTAGTGTCTTGCTGGAAGAGCCACTTgcagccaagtttcagcctcctggcagaggcaaccagagcTGCGtgcgaatacccatactaacatacgtATACTGCacacttaatgagtatatactacattgttaattttagtatactgtacacGAACAGTAtgctttcagttgagcgtactgtCTCTTCActtgtctaccggaagttgatgctgttgctatgcaacctcttgctagctagttagcataacaaatgactagctaaacattttacaactttgggtgtgttcttaaattcaatctggagtgccagagtgcgcttgtaaattcagagtgtagtcagattgtctgtttgtaaattcagagctttcattctcggagcgcacactggacactcCAGCCTTTGGCTTTCTGATATtctggcagtcaagcacccaagctaacgttggctagcttgctagctacttccagacacaaatgagaccactgaccattttactcaccctagcagagctggttaggcagttttccagagcgttggtgactgtaactgtgactgtaaattacGCTCTTTTGCTGaagtttactgacaccagccatattcaatgGGGGTTGAGCGCTCATAAATTCATTACACTCAgaggagagtgctctgaaatcagagtactgtagatagccagagcgaatttacgaaaagacccaaatgtccattgagaatgcacaacgactataccatttagctaaacTAAGAATGACGGGAATAATCTTGTCAATAAACGCTGGGTAGAGTCGGGGAActcggctgagagtcagactcTGCAGACGTCAGTATTACTTATGGATTGAGCTCGGTCCAATAAACGGTGTGAACATTCCACCACTGACTTTTTGATCCTGACCAGCCAGGAATAAATGTTTCTATCAAATCTTCCATTTATTCACCACATTCTGCTTTTAAGCTTtacaataatacaaaataaagacaAAGCAAGTCATATTTGAGGTTTTATTGAGattaaaaaaacatcaaaaaCAAAGTTTGACATTTCACTTTATTACATGAAACTTTCTAAATATTTGCTCTCtctaaaaaaacagaaattcacATTACCCTCAAATGAACGTTGGGGAGGTTTCACAGACCTGTTTCTgatcacagagataaatacataGGTAAAACTTACGGTATGTATCTCTATAGTTCTAACTGCATCTTGAAGAACATTGTATTAATCCAAGCAACAGACCAAGTTGAGAGACCAAGTTGAAAACATGAAACTAACAAGCTTTGGTCACAGGAACATGAATTCATACAAATGATAGATTCTGTTGTGTACCTCAATTACTATTTTTATATTACAGAATTTACGAAGTTGTAATGCAATATGAACTGTTGATATCATGGTCCAGCACATActtaattaaataaacaaataccaGACTAGATGAAGACATGTTTAACATACAATCTGAACATTTACACACAACATCACCCAGAGTCTGTGAAACCAAGCCATCCACTTCAGATGAAAGCCAAGTGATAAAAAACAAGTAAAAAGAGCTGACATAAAAAGTCTTAAAAAGAACTGTGAGGAGTGATGTTGAGTGAATTACAAGGATGATACTGGCAAACAAAACCATCACAATAGTGAATAACCATACATCTTCTAAGAGAAATCTTAAGGATGATGGATTGGAAGTTTACAGGTACCGTCTTGACTCCACAAGGTGAAGTATGCAATGAACCAAGTGAAAGAAAACAACTATGATTATGGtacagtcccaaatggcaccatattccccttatagtgcattacttttgaccagggtccatggggctttggtcaaaagtagtgcactttataggtaaAAGGGTGCCATGATAGTGATACTAACAACATCTATATCGAAACAAAGATAGCTGGGACGGGGAAGTTGTTACATTCAAAGCTTTGGCAATTCAGGCAAATAAAATTAGAAGACATTAGCAATTCGAAAACTACAGAGCTTACGGAgagataaaaaacaaaaaacaaaatacttaaCTAATTCAATTGATTTAAACCATTTGAGCTTATTTGGACAAATCTGCACAGACCAATACAAGATTAACAAACCTCAATGAGAATATCATCAACTATAGGATGTGTATGGAATTAGAAACTGTATCAATGACAGTACCAGTGAAAAAATCTAAATGGGATAAGTCTGAACAGAATAATACAAGATTAACAACTGTCAATGAAATTGTCTTCACATCATTCAAGCTATAGATGACCAAGGAAGTACAAAAAGTACTTTTCTTTTCCACAAGGTTTCCACGAAGGCATCAAACCATAAAAAATAACAGCAAGAGCAAACAGACACATAGGTTAGTTGAGAAAGCAAGAAAGAGCTGGGTAAGAgataataaaatgttaaaaaaacatCTTACAAGATGCTACTGATACTCGTTCAGTCTGTCCGCCCAGGTTCCTTTTACTTTACAACCTTTTTGATTGAGCCAGGCTTTCTGCCCCCCCTCTTAGGAACAACCACTTCTTTTTTCTTAATAGCTGCCACTACCTTACCAGGTTTACTAGCCTTGCCATGACCATCGCGTGGTTTAATTTCCTCTTCTTTGTCATCTTCTACTAGAGAAAAGACTTCATCCTCATTTCTCTGTGTATCTTCATTTTCCTCCTCTGAATCATACGCTGTATAATCAGCGTTCACAGACTTTCTCTTGCCTTTTTGCCTCTGGGCTTGGAAGGCAGCTTCATCGAACACATTTGCTTTACCGTTGGAGCGGCGGTAAAGCCTTACTATTGGAGAAACAGTGCAACCCTGTTTGGCTGAGGGTGAACTGTTGGACCTATCCGTCTCTGCTGCTCTCTTGGCTTTGAAGGAGCCTAAGGGGCGGCCACTCTTTCGCGGGGAATCATCTTTAGCGGGAGGCTTTGAAACTTTAGAAGTTGGAGGTGGGTTCGTCTGTAAGTTGGCACCTCTATCTGTTGATGCCTTGAGTGGACGGCCTCTTCTCCGTGGCTCGGCAGAGGTGGGTGTGGCGGGGGGATCCCTGCGGGGATGGATGCGCGGCCTTCCGAGCGGCTTCCACACTCTAGGTTGGCTTTTCagtatctttctctcctcttcctcctcgggtGACAGGTACTTCCTCGGCctacccaatttttttttttgctgaactTTTTTGGGCCGGCCACGCTCTGCTGAAACAGCATTAGGGTCAACCACTTTACGTGGCCTGCCCCGTGGCTGCTTGTCTAGTACCCTCAGTATCTTAGGTTTCTTGGAGCCTGATCCTTTGGGCCTACCCCTTCCCCTCTTAGGTGGTATGGGGCTGCCATTAGACAAGGCATCGGACTCCTCTTCACTACCAGTGGCATCCATTGCCCCTTCTTTCGACGCCATTGCCCCTTCTTCCGAAGCCGTTGCCCCTTCTTCCGACGCAGTTGCCCCTTCCCCTTCTTCCGACGCCGTTGCCCCTTCATCCGACATTGTTGCCCCTTCATCCGACATTGTTGCCCCTTCATCCGACATTGTTGCCCCTTCATCCGACATTGTTGCCCCTTCTTCCGACATTGTTGCCCCTTCTTCCGACATTGTTGCCCCTTCTTTCATCTGTTTTCTTGCAACCTGGCTCCTTTCTTTCCTTCCAGCTCACTTCCTAGGAGGTCTTGTGAACTACTTAGGGCTTCCCACTGTAAAGGTCATATTGAGAAGgttaaaatacaaaacaaaatgttcTTTGTGCACGCACCCCTTCATAAAACTGGCATACATGGGTACGAGAAAGTGTAGCTAGCATGTCTAGGCTGGACAATAGAATGAGTCAAAATTCCCCCAAGGATGAAACATGGCAAAAGAACGTTAGCTAAGCTGGAACACTAGCATATGAATGGAATTGAACATTCGCAGGGTCTCTTCTGAATGGAGTGACGCTTATAATTCCATTTATGtatccctttttattttaccactacaatctgttcttaggacgaaactgaaaaataacttgtgtagaaagtaaacatccgcACCTCGATGGTGCCAAGTGTGAGTATGTCTGCATAACACGGAAGTAGTTCCATGAGTAATGTGTTGTGGTGTACATTTTAACTACCAACGTGGGCATTGCCAACAACAGCGAAGCAGGAGGCGTAACTTAGAACAATGTGAGTAGAACGGTCggaaggcgagttggtgccacGGTGCTCAATAGAACTATTAGGAGCGGGAAAAATGCCccaaaataaggcctgtttttttcGTGATTACTTCAAAACTACGGCAGACAGCTGGGACATATTTGtaatattatgaaactgggctccatgGCGGATGCAATGAACTAGTTTTATCAGAAAAAGTATTGTTAAAAATGGAATGTGTCCAGCCTAACGTGTCTTGTAATATGCACATTGTAAACAGATTGTTTACTAATTGCAGTTTCTTCATTTTGTGATAGGTCACGTTGCAATTATGTATATGGAAAGGTGCACAATAAACAAAATATGATATGACAGTCTCCTCCATAAGTAAACTAAAGTTGATGCATTGACGCGACACtgaaatctagctagctagtatcCTGATTCAGTGACTGTTTTGGttactagtagctagttagccaacTTTACCAGATGTTCGAAGTAACATCACATTCATCTTCTACGACCGGGGTGAACTAGCTACCGAAGTAAATTAACTTTAAAGTAAGCTAGCAAACTACGTAGCATACTACTACGTAGCTAGCTAATTATCTTTACAAAGCTAGCATTAGCTCGATCACTTACGACAGCCCCGGATCTCAAGCAGGCTAAACTAGTTTAATGAAAATAGCACACGCCTCACATTGGTACAATCCTTGCGTAGCTGGTGCTGTCTACACTTCTATCAGATATCGTTTGTCATGAAAGTCGCCAGATGTTTAATCGGCCTTTGTtgtaattgtttagctagctagcgatttGAATTTCAACCAGACGTTGTGGCGGGTGAAAGCTGATTTTCTATCGACTAAAGGGGAAGTGGAACAACGTTTTTAATTTCCGCTCCCTGAAATAAATAAGATGTTGTCTATGACCCCTGTTCTTTCACAAGACACTGATGACCCTTGTGGAGAGTTATTTCCTTGAGCaattattataaaataaaaaaaagaagcatAATAGCATCATATCTCTGATTGATTTCCTTTGAAAGCCTGGGAAAACGCTTGGGCTTCTTCTGGATGATCTGGACATGCTACAACACCAAAAGATgaattaccgccaccaactggacgaCGTTGAAAAAAACAAGGTAAAAATAAAACATGATAGGGAAAACAAATCCacccaaaataaaacaataaaaaccaCATTGACAAAACCAAAACCCCCAAACACCCACTTCTTCTATCCTTCAAATCCCCATATCTCCCTTCTTCTGActatcctagttaaataaaggttaaataatgtaTTCATGTTTAATTCTCACCTGAGAGGCTTGTGACAATACTCCATGCAACTCCTCTGCCAAGAAGTCTTTCAGTCCCAGGAAACATTCCGTCGCATCCACAACAATGTCTATTTTCCAGGACttcctctccaccttggcagtgccattAATCACcatagctataaaggccacaaagtccaccttctgtACCTTTAACATATCTGGGTTCTGCCATTGAACGGTAACCCCTGCAGCCTTCAGTGAATGCCTATCCACCACCATGGACTACTCAGGAGCAGCATTTGAACCCTCAACCCTTTTAAATGCCCTAAGTGGGTGGGTCGCGAACAGGTGTCACTGGCGTGAAAAAGCAAGCCCCCCACGCATCACGCCAATAGGGTTAACCCACTTGGTGGGAATTGCAAGGTGGCTCATTAGGGAGGATCACTACAGTATAGCTGAGAACTTTTACAGCTTCTGTATAAAATAATATGGCATAgtgaaaatatacagtatatcaagcACTACTTTTGTTATTTTCGCACAACTTGATTTGCTACCCCTTTATTTTCGCTACCTCTATATTTTGTTCTCATGTCTCCATAGACAGGAAAAACATTGATGTATGGAGATTAAGGGAGATAAGAGGTATGTGGTAACATGAGTGATGGAAGCAGCCTGAAtaagaaaaatatatacaaattgtatgtgtgtgtgtgcgcatgtgcatgACCCTGTACGTGCCTCTGTGTGGGATTTGGAGAAAAACAGGGAGAGAGCTTGAGAGACAATCCCAGAGAGACTGTGTGTTGAACCCGCTGCCCCCTAATACCCCTACCTGCTCCCTGCATGCTTTGCCATGGTTACGAGACAGGGCTCCCAGTTAATGTGTTTTTCAGCAGGGGTGAGCTGGGTACTAatgtgtctcagtctgtctcctcAGCAAATGGCACAATCAATATCAACTGTCCCAGGATGCACCACCACTAGCAGAGGGCCAGGAAAACCACCAAGCTCCCTGCAAGGCTGAATAATGTAAGGTGACTGAAATATTCTGCTTTTATAAAATGTTATGCTTTTTTGAAATGAAACAAAATACCTTGCTCTCTTTAAAGATTTTAGAATTAGTTTGAGTTAGAGAAAATAAGAGTAATTAGAGACAAATTTTAATTTATTCAATTCATTTGTGTACAATATAGTAGCACAATTTATGGCACAAGAGATTTATTTTTAtgtaatttatttttgttttcagtAAATTATTTTGATACGTACCgtcaggtccaaaattattggcacacttgataaagatgagcaaaaaaagactataaaataaaatttaaaaatacTGAGCTATTGTATGCTAAAAAACATTGgaaaattgttattttattgttcagagaaatacattttgtttaacaagtaatatatatatttttaaagataggggtcaaaattgtcatccctgttttcaatacctcaccttgcgaggataatgacattgagcctttttctaaaatgttttatgagattggagaacacatcgggagggatcttagaccattcctccattcagAATCTTTctagatccttgatatcctttgtctgtgaatatggactgccctcttcaattcaaaccacaggttttcaatggggttcaagtcaagagactgagatggccattgcaaagtattggttttgtggtcaattaatcATTTA
The DNA window shown above is from Oncorhynchus mykiss isolate Arlee chromosome 18, USDA_OmykA_1.1, whole genome shotgun sequence and carries:
- the LOC118941136 gene encoding protein ENL-like isoform X3 encodes the protein MKEGATMSDEGATMSDEGATMSDEGATASEEGEGATASEEGEGATVSEEGATASEEGAIASKEGAMDATGSEEESDALSNGSPIPPKRGRGRPKGSGSKKPKILRVLDKQPRGRPRKVVDPNAVSAERGRPKKVQQKKKLGRPRKYLSPEEEEERKIMESQPRVWKPLGRPRIHPRRDPPATPTSAEPRRRGRPLKASTDRGANLQTNPPPTSKVSKPPAKDDSPRKSGRPLGSFKAKRAAETDRSNSSPSAKQGCTVSPIVRLYRCSNGKANVFDEAAFQAQRQKGKRKSVNADYTAYDSEEENEDTQRNEDEVFSLVEDDKEEEIKPRDGHGKASKPGKVVAAIKKKEVVVPKRGGRKPGSIKKVVK
- the LOC118941136 gene encoding chromosomal protein D1-like isoform X2, encoding MKEEGATMSDEGATMSDEGATMSDEGATASEEGEGATASEEGEGATVSEEGATASEEGAIASKEGAMDATGSEEESDALSNGSPIPPKRGRGRPKGSGSKKPKILRVLDKQPRGRPRKVVDPNAVSAERGRPKKVQQKKKLGRPRKYLSPEEEEERKIMESQPRVWKPLGRPRIHPRRDPPATPTSAEPRRRGRPLKASTDRGANLQTNPPPTSKVSKPPAKDDSPRKSGRPLGSFKAKRAAETDRSNSSPSAKQGCTVSPIVRLYRCSNGKANVFDEAAFQAQRQKGKRKSVNADYTAYDSEEENEDTQRNEDEVFSLVEDDKEEEIKPRDGHGKASKPGKVVAAIKKKEVVVPKRGGRKPGSIKKVVK
- the LOC118941136 gene encoding chromosomal protein D1-like isoform X1 — its product is MKEGATMSEEGATMSEEGATMSDEGATMSDEGATMSDEGATASEEGEGATASEEGEGATVSEEGATASEEGAIASKEGAMDATGSEEESDALSNGSPIPPKRGRGRPKGSGSKKPKILRVLDKQPRGRPRKVVDPNAVSAERGRPKKVQQKKKLGRPRKYLSPEEEEERKIMESQPRVWKPLGRPRIHPRRDPPATPTSAEPRRRGRPLKASTDRGANLQTNPPPTSKVSKPPAKDDSPRKSGRPLGSFKAKRAAETDRSNSSPSAKQGCTVSPIVRLYRCSNGKANVFDEAAFQAQRQKGKRKSVNADYTAYDSEEENEDTQRNEDEVFSLVEDDKEEEIKPRDGHGKASKPGKVVAAIKKKEVVVPKRGGRKPGSIKKVVK
- the LOC118941138 gene encoding serine/arginine-rich splicing factor SR45-like isoform X3, which translates into the protein MKEGATMSDEGATMSDEGATMSDEGATMSDEGATASEEGEGATASEEGATASEEGAMASKEGAMDATGSEEESDALSNGSPIPPKRGRGRPKGSGSKKPKILRVLDKQPRGRPRKVVDPNAVSAERGRPKKVQQKKKLGRPRKYLSPEEEEERKILKSQPRVWKPLGRPRIHPRRDPPATPTSAEPRRRGRPLKASTDRGANLQTNPPPTSKVSKPPAKDDSPRKSGRPLGSFKAKRAAETDRSNSSPSAKQGCTVSPIVRLYRRSNGKANVFDEAAFQAQRQKGKRKSVNADYTAYDSEEENEDTQRNEDEVFSLVEDDKEEEIKPRDGHGKASKPGKVVAAIKKKEVVVPKRGGRKPGSIKKVVK
- the LOC118941138 gene encoding serine/arginine-rich splicing factor SR45-like isoform X4, with the translated sequence MKEGATMSDEGATMSDEGATMSDEGATASEEGEGATASEEGATASEEGAMASKEGAMDATGSEEESDALSNGSPIPPKRGRGRPKGSGSKKPKILRVLDKQPRGRPRKVVDPNAVSAERGRPKKVQQKKKLGRPRKYLSPEEEEERKILKSQPRVWKPLGRPRIHPRRDPPATPTSAEPRRRGRPLKASTDRGANLQTNPPPTSKVSKPPAKDDSPRKSGRPLGSFKAKRAAETDRSNSSPSAKQGCTVSPIVRLYRRSNGKANVFDEAAFQAQRQKGKRKSVNADYTAYDSEEENEDTQRNEDEVFSLVEDDKEEEIKPRDGHGKASKPGKVVAAIKKKEVVVPKRGGRKPGSIKKVVK
- the LOC118941138 gene encoding serine/arginine-rich splicing factor SR45-like isoform X5: MKEGATMSDEGATMSDEGATASEEGEGATASEEGATASEEGAMASKEGAMDATGSEEESDALSNGSPIPPKRGRGRPKGSGSKKPKILRVLDKQPRGRPRKVVDPNAVSAERGRPKKVQQKKKLGRPRKYLSPEEEEERKILKSQPRVWKPLGRPRIHPRRDPPATPTSAEPRRRGRPLKASTDRGANLQTNPPPTSKVSKPPAKDDSPRKSGRPLGSFKAKRAAETDRSNSSPSAKQGCTVSPIVRLYRRSNGKANVFDEAAFQAQRQKGKRKSVNADYTAYDSEEENEDTQRNEDEVFSLVEDDKEEEIKPRDGHGKASKPGKVVAAIKKKEVVVPKRGGRKPGSIKKVVK
- the LOC118941138 gene encoding serine/arginine-rich splicing factor SR45-like isoform X2, whose translation is MKEGATMSEEGATMSDEGATMSDEGATMSDEGATASEEGEGATASEEGATASEEGAMASKEGAMDATGSEEESDALSNGSPIPPKRGRGRPKGSGSKKPKILRVLDKQPRGRPRKVVDPNAVSAERGRPKKVQQKKKLGRPRKYLSPEEEEERKILKSQPRVWKPLGRPRIHPRRDPPATPTSAEPRRRGRPLKASTDRGANLQTNPPPTSKVSKPPAKDDSPRKSGRPLGSFKAKRAAETDRSNSSPSAKQGCTVSPIVRLYRRSNGKANVFDEAAFQAQRQKGKRKSVNADYTAYDSEEENEDTQRNEDEVFSLVEDDKEEEIKPRDGHGKASKPGKVVAAIKKKEVVVPKRGGRKPGSIKKVVK
- the LOC118941138 gene encoding chromosomal protein D1-like isoform X1, which gives rise to MKEGATMSEEGATMSEEGATMSDEGATMSDEGATMSDEGATMSDEGATASEEGEGATASEEGATASEEGAMASKEGAMDATGSEEESDALSNGSPIPPKRGRGRPKGSGSKKPKILRVLDKQPRGRPRKVVDPNAVSAERGRPKKVQQKKKLGRPRKYLSPEEEEERKILKSQPRVWKPLGRPRIHPRRDPPATPTSAEPRRRGRPLKASTDRGANLQTNPPPTSKVSKPPAKDDSPRKSGRPLGSFKAKRAAETDRSNSSPSAKQGCTVSPIVRLYRRSNGKANVFDEAAFQAQRQKGKRKSVNADYTAYDSEEENEDTQRNEDEVFSLVEDDKEEEIKPRDGHGKASKPGKVVAAIKKKEVVVPKRGGRKPGSIKKVVK